Part of the Niallia alba genome is shown below.
AATAAATTCATTATAATTCGGGATTACAGTAGTTTGGATTGTATCATACATCGTCCAGTCATCCGAATAATGAATTCCAGAAACGGAATCATACGCGGATACCGCTTTAACCTCTAATTCAAAGGCCGTTTTCATATCTTCATTGATATATTGAACTAAATCTTCTTTCACTGGATCTGCTGAACAAGCTGTAAACAGAAGCAGAAAGGGAATTAAGAAAATATTAATAACTTTTTTCACTACTTCACCTCCTTCTCCTTACTGTATGAAGGAGTGGAAGTCCACTATGAAACCTAAATGAAAAGGATAAGCCTAATTTTAAAAATCTATCTTGCATCGCAAAATACTATATGCTAATATTAAAGAAATCAAACTATCTTGTATTGCAAAATACTAACTATGTTGTATAACCATATAGTTAGAAAGAAAGGATACTTTCCGATGTCAAAAAGTCAAATGTTAAAGGGAGTTTTGGAAGGATGCTTGCTCGCGATTATTTCCAAAGGGGAGATTTATGGCTATGAAATGATTGAAAAATTAGAGGCTTATGGATTTACGATGATCAGTGAAGGAAGTATCTATCCAGTCCTATTACGGATGAAAAAAGAAGAGCTTGTGACAGTTGAAACAAAAGCATCTCCATCTGGTCCAAAGCGTAAGTATTATTCTCTTACCGATAAAGGGGAAGAAGTTTTAGCTGAATTTGCTGACACTTGGACAGAGCTTGCAACAAGTGTGCATTGTTTATTAAAAGAGATAAAGGAGGAGAAATAAATGAAACTATCGAGAGAAGCAGCAGCATTTATTGACAACCTACATCTATATTTACTTTCTTCTGGTAAGAAAGATAAAGAAATTAACGAGATTGTCGAAGAATTAACCGATCATTTACGAGAAGCAGAAGCAAATGGGAAGAATATCCATGAGGTAACAGGAGAATCCCCAAAAGAATATATGGAGAGCTTAGCTAGCGAAATGCAGACAGATCTCAAGGAATGGGGGAAACTTTTACCGCATGTATTCATTTGTTTAATTGCATACACGCTTATCGGAAAAATTATCCTAGGTGAAAATCAAATTTCCTTATTTGTTGGTATCGGTTCAATATTTATCTGTTTATTCATGCTTGGTTTGTATGTTGTCGTTTTTCGATTTATTTCTTCAAGAAGTGTATCCAACAAAAAGACATTCGGCTTGTTGTTTCTTATACAAATATTATTGACAGGGCTATTTTTTGGATTGACGTTTTATGGAAATAATTATGGACCCATTTTTATGATGGATACTTTAGCCAAACAAACCATTTTCTTTATTATACCATTTGCTTATATATGCTGGTTTGCATGGTGGAGTAAAACATGGATTATATTTTTCCCAGTGATTATATACCTTCCAATAGTCATAGTAGAACCTCTTTCTTTTTCTAAAGAAACAAAGTCCATTATATCTTCTGCTACTTTGATAGCAATCATGTTAGGATATTTTATTTGGATAATTTGGAAAGGGAAACAGGAGAAAAAGACAACCTAATATACCATTAAGCATATCTAGAAAAAGATATGCTTTTTTCGAAAAAATGATTGAATATTAATTCATAATAATGTATAAATATTATTATGAAGATACGGATATAAAGGGGAAAATATTATCATGGATTATCTAATTACGGAAGAACTACCATCATTCTCTCAATTTGCCCGATTACATGAGGACAGCGGCTTATTAAAAAATAAAAAAGGTAATTATACACGTGAACAATTATATGAAGCAGCTAAGAATAGCTGGTATTCTATCTCCATCTATAATGATCAAAAGCTAATCGCTTTTGGTCGGATGATTTCTGATGGTGTATATCAATCATTAATTTGTGATGTCATGGTTCACCCAGACGAACAAGGAAACGGACTAGGAAAACAAGTTATTGAGAAACTAATTTATAAATGTAAAGAATCAGGTATCCAATCAATCCAATTATTTTCTGCTAAAGGTAAGCATCCTTTTTATAAAAAATTAGGCTTTGCAGAAAGAGAACATGATGCACCTGGTATGTCTCTGCTTCTTTAAGAACCACATGATAAAAATGTGGTTCTTTATTATTTACTATGCATACCCATTCTTTAATCTGGAAAAACTAGTGAAGTACATAAAAAGGAGGTATGCAAGTTAATGAAAGATGAGCAAAGGCACAATCAACACCAAGAAGATGAATTAACGAATCGCCAAGGCCACCCTGTTACAAACAACCAGAATGTTAGGACAGTTGGAAGCCGCGGGCCAACTACACTGGAAAATTATGATTTTCTCGAAAAAATAAGTCATTTTGACAGAGAAAAAATTCCGGAAAGAATCGTTCATGCGCGAGGCGCTGGGGCGCATGGCTATTTTGAAAGCTATGGTACTGTTGGAGATGAGCCAATTTCCAAGTACACTCGGGCTAAACTTTTTCAAGAAAAAGGGAAGAAAACGCCTTTATTTGTCCGTTTTTCTACAGTGGTACATGGATTACATTCTCCTGAAACTTTAAGAGATCCTCGAGGATTTGCCATTAAGTTTTACACGGAAGATGGAAATTGGGATTTAGTTGGCAATAACCTTAAGATATTCTTTATTCGTGATCCTTTAAAATTCCCTGATATGGTCCATTCTTTTCGACCAGATCCTGTCACAAACCTTTCGGATCCAGAAAGAATGTTTGATTTTCTGTCTCAATCTCCTGAATCAATGCATATGATTACTTTTTTATTCTCCCCATGGGGTATCCCTGCAAGCTATCGCCATATGCAAGGTTCTGGTGTGCATGCTTATAAATGGGTAAATGAAGAAGGAAAAGCTGTATTGGTAAAATATCATTGGGAGCCGAAACAAGGAATAAAAAATTTAACCCAAAAAGAAGCGGATAAAATCCAAGCGATGAATTATAGCCATGCCACGCAAGATTTATATGAAGCTATTGAAAATGGCGATTACCCTGAATGGGAATTATTCGTACAAATCATGGAGGATGACGAGCATCCTGAGCTGGATTATGATCCACTTGATCCAACAAAATTATGGTATAAAGAAGATTCCCCTTGGCTACCTGTAGGTAAAATGGTTCTCAATAAAAATCCAGAAAACTATTTTGTGGAAGTAGAGCAGTCCGCATTCGGTACAGGTGTTCTTGTTGATGGATTAGACTTCTCAGATGATAAACTATTACAAGGGAGAACCTTTTCTTACTCTGATACACAAAGATACCGCGTTGGCTCCAATTATTTACAATTACCAATTAACCGACCAAAGAAACATGTTGCAACAAATCAAGAAGGGGGTCAAATGGACTTCCGAACTGAATTTGGCAAACACCAAAACCCACATATAAATTATGAACCGTCAACGATTGGTGGATTAAAAGAAGCGAAAAACCCTGGTAAAGAACATGAGCCTTATGTCGAAGGGAAATTACAGCGAGAATCAATTTCTCGCGAAAATAACTTTGGCCAAGCTGGAGAAACATACCGAAGATTTACTGATTTTGAAAGAGAGGAACTGATTTCCAATCTTTCCAATGCTTTAGCAAACTGCCGAAAAGAAATTCAAGAGATTATGATTGAAAACTGTACAAAATGTGATCCGGATTACGGAAAAAGAATCGCAGAAGGCATTAAAAAAGTATTGAAATCCAATCAAGATAAAATGGAGAAAGCAGTAGGTGAAGCAGAAAGCATGTCTCATCCTTCTGATCCATATTGATTTTCTTTTAAAATAGGCTACCCAAGGTTGGGTGGTCTTTTTTATGAATGTAGTGGTGAGGCTTTGTCTGATATCCAAGTTGTGTTGGCTGATATATCGGAATTTTGGCTGATATCCAAGTTGTGTTGGCTGATATATCGGAATTTTGGCTGATATCCAAGCAGTGTTGGCTGATATATCGAAATTTTGGCTGATATCCAAGCAGTATTGGCTGATATATCGGAATTTTGGCTGATATCCAAGCTATTTTGGCTGATATATCAAAATTTTGGCTGATATCCAAGCAGTATTGGCTGATATATCGGAATTTTGGCTGATATCCAAGCTATTTTGGCTGATATACCGGAATAAAACCCTACTACTACTCGTAAATCACCACTTTTATCCCATTCTAAGCACTCATCCAGCTTAAAATCTAATCTTAAAACTCTACCACACAATTTCTACAACTAATATCCTAATTATTGACATGGTAGATAAAATATGATATTTAATTAATATATTAGCACTCAAGACTCTTAAGTGCTAATATTATTACATAGTAATCAAACAGAAAGGGTGCGGAAAATGATCGAAACAAAAGAATTTAAAGCGGAATCGAAACGATTATTAGAAATGATGATTAACTCTATTTATTCTCAAAAAGAAGTTTTCCTACGAGAATTGATTTCTAATGCGAGTGATGCGATTGACAAGATTTATTATAAAGCCTTAACAGATGACACTATTAATTTTGAAAAAGATAATTATTTTATTAAAATTAAAGCAGATAAAGAAAATCGTACATTAACTATTTCTGATACTGGTATTGGGATGACGAAGGAAGAGTTAGAAACGAACTTAGGTACGATTGCGAAGAGTGGTTCCTTATCCTTTAAAATGGAAAATGAAGCAAAAGATGGACATGACATTATTGGTCAATTCGGTGTTGGCTTCTATGCTGCATTTATGGTAGCAGATGAAGTAACAGTGATTACAAAATCATTAAATAGCGATACTTCCTATAAATGGTTCTCTAAAGGCGCGGATGGATATACAATTGAAGAAACAGATAAAGACACAATTGGTACAGATATCATCCTTAAAATGAAAGATAATACAGAAGACGATCAGTATGATGAATTTCTTGAGGAATATCGTTTAAAAACAATTATTAAAAAATACTCTGATTTTATTCGTTATCCAATTAAAATGGATGTGACTTCTAGCAAATTAAAAGAGGGCACAGAAAATGAATATGAGGAAATCATAGAAGAACAAATCATCAACAGTATGGTTCCAATTTGGAGAAAGAATAAGAGCGAATTAACAGAAGAAGACTACCAAAATTTCTATGAAGAAAAACGCTATGGCTATGATAAACCATTAAAGCATATTCATGTTAGTGTAGATGGGGCTATTCGTTATAACGCGATTTTATATATTCCGGAAAAAACACCGTTCGATTATTATTCGAAAGAGTACGAAAAGGGACTAGAGCTCTATTCAAATGGTGTCTTAATTATGGAAAAATGCGGTGACTTGCTACCAGATTACTTTAGCTTTGTGAAAGGTATGGTCGATTCTGAAGATTTATCGCTTAATATTTCTAGAGAAATGCTGCAGCAAGATCGCCAGTTAAAACGTATTGAAAAGAACTTAACAAAGAAAATCAAAAGTCAACTCCTTAGCCTTCTGAAGGATGAAAGGGAAAAATACGAATCCTTCTATCAATCATTCGGAAGACAAATCAAATTCGGTGTCTATAATGATTTTGGAATGAATAAAGAGATGCTTCAGGATTTACTATTATTCTATTCATCTAAAGAAAAAAAATTAGTATCGTTAGATGAATATGTAGAAAGAATGCCAGAAGATCAAAAATTCATTTATTATGCAACTGGTGATTCTATCGATCGTATAGAGAAGCTTCCACAAACAGAATTAGTAGCAGATAAAGGCTATGAAATTCTGTATTTAACTGATGACATTGATGAATTTGCAATTAAAATGATTGCTACTTATAAAGAGAAAGAGTTTAAATCTGTATCTAGCGGTGATTTAGGTCTTGACCAAGAAGAAGAAAAAGAGGAAAAAGAAGTAACGGAAGAAAATAAAGCATTATTCGATTATATGAAGGACATTCTTTCCGATAAAGTAAAAAACGTAAAAGTTTCCACACGCTTAAAATCACATCCTGTTTGCTTAACAGCTGAAGGGGAAGTTTCGATTGAAATGGAAAAGGTCCTAAGCATGATGCCAGATAATCAAAACATTAAAGCAGATAAAGTCTTAGAAATTAACAAAAACCATGAAATTTTCCAATCATTAAAAGATGCGTTTGAAAATGATAAAGATAAAGTAACGCTCTACACAAATCTTCTCTATAACCAAGCATTGTTAATTGAAGGGTTATCGATTGAAGATCCAGTTGAATTCACCAATAATATGTGTAAACTGATGAAATAACAAAATCAAAGCCGCTCTATTCACAGAGCGGCTTTTCCAATTCAAAAACATCTTCTTTCTTATTTAATTAATGTTTTACTATTTAAAACGAAACCGCTATACTTATAAAAAAACAATCAGAGATGGGGAACAATACTATGGCAGAATTAAAAGGAATAGAGACTTTGACGATTGAAAAAGATTCCTTTGTCATTCACCCAACCCTTATATGGGATGAAAAACAAACATTGTTAATCGATACTGGAATGCCAGGTTATATGGAAGAAATAAATCTTGTCATGGATAAAGCAAATAAATCTTTGGAAGATTTAACTGGAATTTTGATAACACACCAAGATATTAATCATATTGGAAGCCTGCCAGAAATATTAACTGCCTGTACGCAACACTTAACAATCTATGCACATAAAGAAGAAATTCCATATATAGAGGGTGATTTACCATTATTAAAAACAAATCCTGCTAAATTCACTGAAGAACAATGGGAGGAATTATCAGATTTCTTAAAATTCACTTATCTCCATCCCCCAAAAGCACAGGTTACTGTTTCATTAGAAGATGCTCAAACCTTAGATATTAATGGCGGGATAGAAATTATTCATACTCCGGGCCATACCCCAGGTCATATTAGTTTATTTCATAAAAAATCAGGTACTTTAATTGCTGGGGATACCTTACTTGCTACAAATGGGCATCTTCAGCCTCCTAATCCGGTAAGTACGCCAGATATGGAACTTGCGATTCAATCAATAGAAAAATTTTTAGCGTATCCTATTAAACAAGTAGTATGCTATCATGGCGGTATTGTTACTGAAAATGTAATGGAACAATTACAAAGTCTAGTAAAAACAAAAGCTAGCTAACTAAGATGGGCAATTGGAGGTTTTTCCTCAACCTATTATAAATAAGTTGAGGAAATTCTTTTTTAAATGGCTGTTTTCGTAAAGTTTGTTGCGATTACCCGCAGCCGGAATTCACTTCGCTTTCCATGGGACTAAGCTTGAGCCTGCTCAGTATCATCACTCCGGGGTCTCAGACTGTCTCGCTAATCCCCGTGGTGTCTTCGTGTATTCCTGCTGCTCCAATTTTCCTATTAATTCTTTTTTCCTATTGAAAAAACAACAATCCTTTAGAAAACAGCCCTTTAAATATAATCATTTTAGCAAAATATATTATAAAAAGAATTGAATTCCCCGCATTCCAAAATAACCGCCAAAAAGCACCAAAATTAGGCCTGAAATTCTGCTCACAAAAGTAATTAATTGTTCAGAGACAACATTTCGGAAAAAACTAGCTAAAATGGATACCGTTAGATCCCAAATGGCTACACCAAATAACATACAGCCAGTATAGAGAAGAACAGTGCTTGTACTAAAATTATGTATGGTTGAAGCTAAGATAGAACCGTATATACCTAACCAAAAAATTATAGATAAAGGATTCATGATACTCATAAGCAAACCGGTGATAAATGAGCGAAACATAGAATTATTATCTTTACTACTTCGCGAGATTGTATTCGTTTTTGTCATGACGCCTTCGATTCCAGTGTAAATGAGGACAAATGCACCAAATAGCCATAAAAATGTTTGAACGATTGGGATATTTGCTAATTTTGCAACTCCAAAGTATACAAGAATAATAAAGAATACATCACCCAACAGAGATCCTAGCGAGAGAATCCAAGCATGGCGAAACCCATATCTAAGTCCTCTATTTATAACAGCAGCATTTACAGGACCAATAGGCGCTGCTAGTGACAAACCTAAGGCAATATAATACAAAATACTATCCATCAAAGAGCCCCCTAATATAACGTCTATATTAAAGGTATTCAGAAGGGGAAGCATGTACCGTATGAGTAAAATGTTTGTGGGAGAATAAATATCCTTTTTGTCTAGTTGGGGGACGAGTCCCCCAACTAGACAAAAAGGCCACCAAGCGAAAGCGCGGTAGCTGGAAAAAATTAAGTATTAAAAAAGAGAGCTTCCTTTTGTAAAGTAGAGTTTGACTAGAAAACTACGAAAAGGAGAGGCTCTCATGAATCAATGTAACATAAAAATGCCATCATTAAAAGAATTGGAAAAAACTTTATTTCGAACACTACAAATGACGTTTCAAGAAATCCTTATTCAAACGTTAGAAAATTGGGATCAAGAGATTGCCAAGCAACGAGACAAAAGAAGATTTGCTTTACGTGATAAACGAGAAATACGATTAGATACAGCGTTTGGAGCTGTGGAGCTGAAGCGTAATTATTATTTTGATCGTGTGACTAAAAAATATATTTGTCTATTAGATCACTATTTACAGTTTCAGGGGAATAAGGGATTTAGTCCGCTACTAGAAGAATGGGGGTTAGAACTAGCGACGAATGGCTCCTCCTATCGAAAGGCGGTGGAAACGTTCGAACAATTTTTAGGCTATTCGGCGATGAGCCACGAAGCATTACGGCAACATCTTCTTCAAACAAGCGTACTTCCCGCTAAGGAAAAACGCCCTTTTCAAAAGGTATTGTTTGTCGAAGTAGATGGATTATATGTGAAGAGTCAAGAAAAGAAAAAGCGTGGATGGGAGTTGAAATTCGCCGCTGTACACGAGGGATGGAAAGAAAACGGAAAGCGAATCAGGCTCCGAAATAAAAGGCATTTTCTTTATGAAGGAAAAGAACCCTTTTGGGAAGCCTTTGAAACGTTCTTACAGAATCATTATGCGTATGATCCTACCCAAACCTTGCTTATTATTAATGGTGATGGAGCAGGCTGGATAACGGCATGTCGGGAGTATTTTCGGGAACGCGCCTTTTTCACCATGGATCGTTTTCATGTCGCTCGTTCGATGAAGCAACTAATGAAGAGCCATCCTCGATACCGCTACATGAAAAGAGCGTTAAGAAACTACCAGGTAGAAACATTACTTCTAGAGTTGAATAGCGCAGTAGGAACAATGGATACACCAGAAAAAGAAGAAAAACTAGAGCATTTCCTTGCCTTTTTAACGCATCATCAGGAAACCATAAAAGATTACCGTAGTTGGTTACAGGAAAAAGGTGTGGACACGACAGCGTATCGTCCAATGGGAAGTGCAGAGGCGATGATGAATCAATTAGCCAAACGATTAAAGAATGGAAGAGCATGGAGCAAAAAAGGAGTCATGAGCATGGCGCGCTTGTGGATTGGATTGAAGGATGACCTATCCATCCAAACGATATATGGGAAATGGGAAAAAGCCACGGAAAAATCAAAGAAAGAGCATCGAGCGAAAAGAAAAATACCCACAAAATTAGTAACAGAAACCGTGCGTCAGAACATGCCATACTTAAATCAAGCGATTGGAAAACCCGTTCACTTTGCCTTACAGGGATTAAAAGGTTTTTAAAAAATGAGAGAATCAACAGTTGGAAGAACAAAACCAATTGGAAAGCGGATACAAACTTAGAGGTTTTACTTTATAAAAAAGGGAGCTAAAAAAACTCCCACAAAAACTTGACTCAATCGCATGTACCACATATTTAGCAAACTTTTTTAAATATCGGTTATAATGTCATATGAAAGCAAAATTAAATAGCACACATTTCTCTTGATTTCAAAGCAATCTTTTAATAATAGACTAATAATGATATAATAGTTAAATAATAGAAAATACAGAAAATACCCATTTGCCTATATAATTATTCTTTAGTAGGAGACTTAACTATGAATGGTAGGAAAGATAATGATATGCCATCTCTTGATTTTTTTCAGATGCTAGTAGAGCAGGTTAGTGACTGGATTTGGCAAATAAATGAACATTGGGAATTTACGTATTCCAATTCGATAGTAGAAGAAACATTAGGGTATTCAGCTAATGAACTACTTGGAAAATCAGTGTTTTTATTTATTAAAACCGATGAAGTCGAAACTTTAAAAGCAATTATTTCAACTGCTAAGGAGAAGAATAGCAGCTTACATAATCTTGATTTTACGATGATTCATCGGGATGGTTATGACGTATTTATTGAGGCCAATGCAAAGCCCGTACTAAATGAGAAGAACAAAACAATCGGATATAGAGGTATAAACCGTGACATTACCTTATGGAAGAAGAATCAAGTGCGTCAACAACAATTGCTAGATATCATTGAAGCTTCTCCTGATTTTATTGCAACAGCTGATAGCAATGGAAATACGACCTATTTAAATCCCTCAGCTAGAAACTTTCTAGGTATTCCAGAGGGAGTTGAAAATCTTCAATCTGTTAATGCACAACTATGGACGAATAAGTTTGTAGAACATAATGAAAATGAACTTTCTAAAGAGAAAAGTATATGGAAGGGAGAAAATACCCTTTTTAACTCATTTGGAAAACAAATACCTGTATCCCAAACAATCGTAAGTCATAAAGCAAGCCATCAAAATGTTCATTTCCTCTCAACTATCGCAAGAGATATTTCAGAAAGAAAGGCTTATGAAACAATTATAAAGCGGCA
Proteins encoded:
- the htpG gene encoding molecular chaperone HtpG translates to METKEFKAESKRLLEMMINSIYSQKEVFLRELISNASDAIDKIYYKALTDDTINFEKDNYFIKIKADKENRTLTISDTGIGMTKEELETNLGTIAKSGSLSFKMENEAKDGHDIIGQFGVGFYAAFMVADEVTVITKSLNSDTSYKWFSKGADGYTIEETDKDTIGTDIILKMKDNTEDDQYDEFLEEYRLKTIIKKYSDFIRYPIKMDVTSSKLKEGTENEYEEIIEEQIINSMVPIWRKNKSELTEEDYQNFYEEKRYGYDKPLKHIHVSVDGAIRYNAILYIPEKTPFDYYSKEYEKGLELYSNGVLIMEKCGDLLPDYFSFVKGMVDSEDLSLNISREMLQQDRQLKRIEKNLTKKIKSQLLSLLKDEREKYESFYQSFGRQIKFGVYNDFGMNKEMLQDLLLFYSSKEKKLVSLDEYVERMPEDQKFIYYATGDSIDRIEKLPQTELVADKGYEILYLTDDIDEFAIKMIATYKEKEFKSVSSGDLGLDQEEEKEEKEVTEENKALFDYMKDILSDKVKNVKVSTRLKSHPVCLTAEGEVSIEMEKVLSMMPDNQNIKADKVLEINKNHEIFQSLKDAFENDKDKVTLYTNLLYNQALLIEGLSIEDPVEFTNNMCKLMK
- a CDS encoding catalase, which translates into the protein MKDEQRHNQHQEDELTNRQGHPVTNNQNVRTVGSRGPTTLENYDFLEKISHFDREKIPERIVHARGAGAHGYFESYGTVGDEPISKYTRAKLFQEKGKKTPLFVRFSTVVHGLHSPETLRDPRGFAIKFYTEDGNWDLVGNNLKIFFIRDPLKFPDMVHSFRPDPVTNLSDPERMFDFLSQSPESMHMITFLFSPWGIPASYRHMQGSGVHAYKWVNEEGKAVLVKYHWEPKQGIKNLTQKEADKIQAMNYSHATQDLYEAIENGDYPEWELFVQIMEDDEHPELDYDPLDPTKLWYKEDSPWLPVGKMVLNKNPENYFVEVEQSAFGTGVLVDGLDFSDDKLLQGRTFSYSDTQRYRVGSNYLQLPINRPKKHVATNQEGGQMDFRTEFGKHQNPHINYEPSTIGGLKEAKNPGKEHEPYVEGKLQRESISRENNFGQAGETYRRFTDFEREELISNLSNALANCRKEIQEIMIENCTKCDPDYGKRIAEGIKKVLKSNQDKMEKAVGEAESMSHPSDPY
- a CDS encoding GNAT family N-acetyltransferase, yielding MDYLITEELPSFSQFARLHEDSGLLKNKKGNYTREQLYEAAKNSWYSISIYNDQKLIAFGRMISDGVYQSLICDVMVHPDEQGNGLGKQVIEKLIYKCKESGIQSIQLFSAKGKHPFYKKLGFAEREHDAPGMSLLL
- a CDS encoding PadR family transcriptional regulator; this translates as MSKSQMLKGVLEGCLLAIISKGEIYGYEMIEKLEAYGFTMISEGSIYPVLLRMKKEELVTVETKASPSGPKRKYYSLTDKGEEVLAEFADTWTELATSVHCLLKEIKEEK
- a CDS encoding ISLre2 family transposase — its product is MNQCNIKMPSLKELEKTLFRTLQMTFQEILIQTLENWDQEIAKQRDKRRFALRDKREIRLDTAFGAVELKRNYYFDRVTKKYICLLDHYLQFQGNKGFSPLLEEWGLELATNGSSYRKAVETFEQFLGYSAMSHEALRQHLLQTSVLPAKEKRPFQKVLFVEVDGLYVKSQEKKKRGWELKFAAVHEGWKENGKRIRLRNKRHFLYEGKEPFWEAFETFLQNHYAYDPTQTLLIINGDGAGWITACREYFRERAFFTMDRFHVARSMKQLMKSHPRYRYMKRALRNYQVETLLLELNSAVGTMDTPEKEEKLEHFLAFLTHHQETIKDYRSWLQEKGVDTTAYRPMGSAEAMMNQLAKRLKNGRAWSKKGVMSMARLWIGLKDDLSIQTIYGKWEKATEKSKKEHRAKRKIPTKLVTETVRQNMPYLNQAIGKPVHFALQGLKGF
- a CDS encoding MBL fold metallo-hydrolase; the encoded protein is MAELKGIETLTIEKDSFVIHPTLIWDEKQTLLIDTGMPGYMEEINLVMDKANKSLEDLTGILITHQDINHIGSLPEILTACTQHLTIYAHKEEIPYIEGDLPLLKTNPAKFTEEQWEELSDFLKFTYLHPPKAQVTVSLEDAQTLDINGGIEIIHTPGHTPGHISLFHKKSGTLIAGDTLLATNGHLQPPNPVSTPDMELAIQSIEKFLAYPIKQVVCYHGGIVTENVMEQLQSLVKTKAS
- a CDS encoding DUF1129 family protein; translated protein: MKLSREAAAFIDNLHLYLLSSGKKDKEINEIVEELTDHLREAEANGKNIHEVTGESPKEYMESLASEMQTDLKEWGKLLPHVFICLIAYTLIGKIILGENQISLFVGIGSIFICLFMLGLYVVVFRFISSRSVSNKKTFGLLFLIQILLTGLFFGLTFYGNNYGPIFMMDTLAKQTIFFIIPFAYICWFAWWSKTWIIFFPVIIYLPIVIVEPLSFSKETKSIISSATLIAIMLGYFIWIIWKGKQEKKTT
- a CDS encoding LysE family translocator → MDSILYYIALGLSLAAPIGPVNAAVINRGLRYGFRHAWILSLGSLLGDVFFIILVYFGVAKLANIPIVQTFLWLFGAFVLIYTGIEGVMTKTNTISRSSKDNNSMFRSFITGLLMSIMNPLSIIFWLGIYGSILASTIHNFSTSTVLLYTGCMLFGVAIWDLTVSILASFFRNVVSEQLITFVSRISGLILVLFGGYFGMRGIQFFL
- a CDS encoding sensor domain-containing protein — its product is MNGRKDNDMPSLDFFQMLVEQVSDWIWQINEHWEFTYSNSIVEETLGYSANELLGKSVFLFIKTDEVETLKAIISTAKEKNSSLHNLDFTMIHRDGYDVFIEANAKPVLNEKNKTIGYRGINRDITLWKKNQVRQQQLLDIIEASPDFIATADSNGNTTYLNPSARNFLGIPEGVENLQSVNAQLWTNKFVEHNENELSKEKSIWKGENTLFNSFGKQIPVSQTIVSHKASHQNVHFLSTIARDISERKAYETIIKRQALYDSLTELPNRRYLYKTLSNLLEDRDEIHTFALLFIDIDDFKQINDTLGHKYGDRALKLIASRMKGSVREQDFLCRLGGDEFILLIEGMNTEQELENYAQRLVAIFSHPLRMDNKLYSITCSIGISIYPNHGKDVETLMQNADKIMYHMKKTGKNGFQITHTN